The sequence below is a genomic window from Candidatus Desulfatibia profunda.
CGAATGGGTATCAAAACAGCGCTGGTGAACGGCAGAATTTCGGTTCGTTCCATCAAGGGGTACTTAAAGATTCGGCCGTTAATAAAGGAAACATTAAAACATGTTGGCGCCTTTAGCATGATCCGCCGGGCAGATGCCGAACGGATAAGAATGATGGGAGCGCCAAAAGAACGAATCAAGATAAACGGGAATGCGAAATACGACTTGCTGCTGCAACATGTGGATAACTTTCAAAGAACGAAGATGGAGAGGCTATTTAATTTACAAAAAGATGAACCGGTTTTTGTGGCGGGAAGCACCCGAAGCTTGGAACAAGAGATCGTTCTTGATGTTTATGAAAAGATCATTCAGTCTTTTCCCAAAACCCTGCTTGTCATCGCTCCCAGGCATGTGGAACGGGCACATTATATCAAAGCTCTGGTGAAAGAGCGGGGGTTTGCATGCCAGTTCAGGACAGAACTGGGCGACAATGGTTCGCGAACGGCACCTGTAGTGATCCTTGACACTATTGGAGACCTGCAGGCCGTCTACAGCATCGCCTCAATCGTCTTCTGCGGCGGGAGTTTGGTGCCGCTGGGCGGCCAGAACGTTTTAGAGGCGGCCGCCTGGGGCAAACCGGTGATGTATGGGCCGTCTATGGAGGACTTTTTGGATGCAAAAGAGCTTCTGGATAATACCGGCGGCGGTATTCAGGTAAAGGATGGTCGGGAGCTGGCTGAAAAAGCGCTATATTATCTTGAAAATCCGGAGGCTGCCGATCGCATCGGGGCATTGGCTAAAAAAGCGTTAATGTCAAATCAAGGGGCTGCCGAAAAACATGCGGCGGTGATCTATCGCCTCCTCAAACCAACTATCTCATGAGCCACAGCGGTTAAGATAAAGCTATTGCCGTAACCGGTATATTTTCTTGATACTTGAAATTCGATCGAAAGGGCAGGGGTCAGTCGTTTTTCAAGGAGCCTTGGCCGGTGGCCCCCAGAACACTGAGCCATAATTTTTCTTTGGGATGGACTTGCTTGCGCTTTCCTGCCGATGCGCTCATGGGGAGATGAACAAAATGATTGTTCCAGCGGCCGATAAGGAGTTCCGTTTTTCCAGCCATGCCTGCATGGACGGCGTCGCGCCCTAAAAAGCTGCAGAACACAGCATCGCTGGCATTTGCCGGCAGGCTTCTGATCGTATAGCTGGGGTCAATATATTTCAGGGATACCTCTGTATTTTTGGACATGAAATAGGATGTGATTGTATCTTTCAGGAAAAATCCGATATCCTTAAGCCTGATGTTTCCGGACTCATCACGGGCAACGGCATGATCTTCGAAGAATTTTTGACCAGTCCCTTCCGCCACAACAATCACGGCATGGCCTCTGAGCTTCAGACGTTTTTCAAGGGCGACGAGAAAGCCTTTAGGGCCTTC
It includes:
- a CDS encoding 3-deoxy-D-manno-octulosonic acid transferase — encoded protein: MNLVYRTYRFLSSIIFIAFFPPFWLYTRITGRFGKSLSQRLGLYSAEIVEGITGSPRIWIHAASVGEVRAALSVIEALFLMMPDCAVILSTTTEHGQAFARDKLGSTATCIYAPIDFFVSVRKALSTLKPDVLVCLETEIWPNWLVEAYRMGIKTALVNGRISVRSIKGYLKIRPLIKETLKHVGAFSMIRRADAERIRMMGAPKERIKINGNAKYDLLLQHVDNFQRTKMERLFNLQKDEPVFVAGSTRSLEQEIVLDVYEKIIQSFPKTLLVIAPRHVERAHYIKALVKERGFACQFRTELGDNGSRTAPVVILDTIGDLQAVYSIASIVFCGGSLVPLGGQNVLEAAAWGKPVMYGPSMEDFLDAKELLDNTGGGIQVKDGRELAEKALYYLENPEAADRIGALAKKALMSNQGAAEKHAAVIYRLLKPTIS